From Pusillibacter faecalis, one genomic window encodes:
- a CDS encoding ABC transporter substrate-binding protein yields MKRALASLAASAMLLFALAGCSNGNGPAENPSASPTSPPASSTQAAEPVTISVGVPTAPPALPVLHMMEAGLLGENVTIDLNVWNSPEELLAMVQGGEHDLYAFPLTVVSTLYNKGLDVRLMNVNTWGVTYFMTTDPAFETWADLAGKTVYIPLQSSPPDALTQYFLNEAGLTVGEDVEIVYASTAEVAALLASGEAEYATLIEPQVTSAMNQNSEVRRALSFEEEWQRVTGTDTMIPNAGFGTTQSFIDENPELTEQFQAAYAESVQWVLDHPAEAAALAEEHLGMKAAVVEAAIPNMGLTFKSAQDARGELDTFYNLLNDFDPSMIGGKLPDDGLYYAG; encoded by the coding sequence ATGAAACGCGCTCTTGCATCCCTGGCAGCATCCGCGATGCTGTTGTTTGCCCTGGCTGGCTGCTCCAACGGAAATGGTCCGGCCGAAAATCCCTCCGCATCCCCCACATCCCCGCCGGCCAGTTCCACGCAGGCCGCCGAGCCGGTGACCATCTCAGTGGGTGTACCTACCGCGCCCCCGGCACTTCCCGTCCTGCACATGATGGAGGCTGGACTGCTGGGAGAGAATGTGACTATCGACCTGAATGTGTGGAACTCCCCCGAGGAGCTGCTGGCCATGGTCCAGGGCGGGGAGCACGACCTGTACGCTTTCCCACTCACTGTGGTTTCCACACTCTACAACAAGGGCCTGGATGTGCGCCTGATGAATGTGAATACCTGGGGCGTCACCTATTTCATGACCACGGACCCTGCGTTTGAAACCTGGGCCGATCTGGCCGGCAAGACCGTCTATATCCCCCTCCAGTCCTCTCCTCCGGACGCTCTGACCCAGTATTTCCTGAATGAAGCCGGGCTGACGGTGGGTGAGGATGTGGAAATCGTCTACGCCAGCACCGCCGAGGTGGCCGCCCTGCTGGCCTCCGGCGAGGCGGAATATGCCACCCTGATCGAGCCACAGGTCACATCCGCGATGAACCAGAACAGCGAAGTACGCCGGGCGCTCAGCTTTGAAGAGGAGTGGCAGCGGGTCACCGGCACCGACACCATGATCCCCAACGCCGGCTTCGGCACCACCCAGAGTTTCATCGACGAAAATCCGGAGCTGACAGAGCAATTCCAGGCCGCCTACGCTGAGAGCGTCCAGTGGGTGCTGGACCACCCCGCCGAGGCCGCCGCTCTGGCCGAGGAGCACCTGGGCATGAAGGCCGCTGTGGTAGAGGCCGCGATCCCCAATATGGGCCTGACCTTCAAGAGCGCCCAGGACGCCCGGGGAGAACTGGATACATTCTATAATCTGCTCAACGACTTTGACCCCTCGATGATCGGCGGAAAACTCCCCGACGACGGGTTATACTATGCGGGGTAA
- a CDS encoding cupin domain-containing protein has protein sequence MEPLIKNLPHAQPFPLKDQVGYEPGKVVSLTLAQRPGVGMTLFAFDAGEAISTHAAPGDAMATILEGTAQITIDGVPHTLNAGEAVIMPAGIPHAVQAVTPFKMYLVVAKE, from the coding sequence ATGGAACCGTTGATCAAAAACCTGCCCCATGCCCAGCCCTTTCCCCTGAAGGATCAGGTCGGGTACGAGCCCGGTAAAGTTGTCAGCCTGACCCTGGCCCAGCGGCCTGGTGTGGGGATGACGCTGTTCGCCTTTGATGCGGGCGAGGCCATCAGTACCCACGCCGCCCCCGGGGACGCCATGGCCACCATCCTGGAGGGCACCGCTCAGATTACCATTGACGGTGTCCCACACACGCTGAACGCCGGGGAGGCTGTCATCATGCCGGCCGGCATCCCCCACGCGGTCCAGGCCGTGACCCCATTCAAAATGTACCTGGTGGTTGCGAAGGAGTGA
- a CDS encoding ABC transporter ATP-binding protein, giving the protein MLRLSGLCKRFEDLPVLSNLSLTLSRGEIVALIGPSGCGKTTLLNIISGLTAPDAGTVEGADGRLSYMFQSARLLPWRTVEENIRLVREDAPAEEVRSLITAVGLEGFERYYPGQLSGGMARRCALARAFHFGGEIFLMDEPFQGLDYGIRMEMLSMLLSIWQRERPGVLFVTHEIDEALTVATRIAVLAPRPTAICQWFDLPGPEGRDASAPELARLRQEIIRRITGYNQSGCHGNGGPQEKVIY; this is encoded by the coding sequence ATGCTGAGACTGAGCGGGCTCTGCAAGCGCTTTGAGGATCTGCCCGTACTCTCAAACCTGTCCCTCACCCTGTCCCGGGGCGAGATTGTCGCCTTGATCGGCCCCTCCGGCTGCGGGAAAACCACGCTGCTGAACATCATTTCCGGCCTGACGGCGCCGGATGCCGGTACGGTGGAGGGTGCGGATGGCAGGCTGAGCTATATGTTTCAGAGCGCCCGGCTGCTGCCCTGGCGCACGGTGGAGGAAAACATCCGGCTGGTGCGGGAGGACGCGCCCGCCGAGGAAGTGCGCTCCCTCATCACTGCTGTGGGGCTGGAGGGGTTTGAACGCTATTATCCCGGCCAACTCTCCGGCGGCATGGCCCGCCGGTGCGCCCTGGCCCGGGCATTCCACTTCGGCGGTGAGATTTTCCTGATGGACGAGCCATTTCAGGGGCTGGACTACGGAATCCGCATGGAGATGCTGTCCATGCTGTTATCCATCTGGCAGCGGGAGCGGCCCGGGGTGCTTTTTGTTACACATGAGATCGACGAAGCGCTCACTGTGGCGACCCGCATCGCCGTGCTCGCTCCGCGCCCCACTGCAATCTGCCAGTGGTTTGACCTCCCCGGCCCGGAGGGGCGGGACGCCTCCGCCCCTGAACTGGCCCGACTGCGCCAAGAGATCATCCGGCGAATCACTGGTTATAACCAGTCTGGTTGCCACGGCAATGGCGGCCCACAAGAAAAGGTGATATACTAA
- a CDS encoding acyl-CoA dehydratase activase, whose amino-acid sequence MNGIGLDCGNATLKLVLLSPEGTFLWEKTASHYGAVVQSARRLLGELLAADPGACGCPVVITGNAGDRLKAGCNALAVLGEIPAIHLGVRLLAPEARSAIEIGSQSARFLTGLDQNTPPRFAVNEHCAGGTGSFFEDQMSRLGLKLEDYSRLVGQARSIPRLSGRCAVFAKTDIIHRQQEGVPTPDILLGLCYAMVRNYKAVIVRGLPVEKPVALCGGIGHNQGVIQAVREVFGLSEAELILPEKFPYAGAVGAAEAAMETATCSMGELLASLCGGALEGGNQMCRQPALRVLPGTLPSVPAATGTIPPDGCVLGIDVGSTSTDLVLTGRDGTLIDYQYLRTAGDPEGAVRRGLDAIHERFGPVSFLAVGVTGSGRERIGRLIGADAVRDEITAQARAAVHWSPDVDTVFEIGGQDSKYISLRGGQVADFQMNRICAAGTGSFVEEQAARMGIPLAEFGPLALSAPSAVELGERCTVFIETAIQSALSRGASQAEVAAGLCRSIVRNYLHKVVGAKPVGSRVVLQGGVAYNPGIVAAFQQELGERLTVSPCFPISGAYGAALLALESVRGPSCFHGFDTATGAEHAAGPGVAENIAFYQRAGALLLEGYDPIRVPGKKTVGVPYALVIHKFFPMANAFFRNLGFNVLLSPPTNEEIIRLAQQTAQAETCYPAKLLHGHMAWLAEQGVDYIFMPSVHTMRHESSHVEHNYGCVYMQTAPRLAANALDLERRGIALLNPVFDLDFGQEAMASAMLGVGKQLGIPKPRCLPALLSGAKAVRRHTAAVEKQGRELLASLRPDDKVLVLITRNYGLSDPVLNMGIPRLLLERGHKVITLSHLPAHDLDLSEDYPNLYWPFGQHILSGAKLVAHHPNLYAVYLTNHGCGPDTMLSYLFRKEMGDKPYLQIEVDEHFSPVGVITRIEAFLQSLEGRPAQPLPAGFSLAAVVRRPTAVAAVPERTGGPLLVPDLPPFTAYLRAYCEAAWKTETRTLRLDSTTLPLGRAETSSKEYLPFPALLGGILTAAEVESGPFQVLLPSTQGAEADGQYPWGVESVLERRGLCRVKVIAPELETIPERCPEPDLLVRAILAGDFLLCAPPEQRDALAPAGVPSWAELEALAAHIGAIPAEGRPLGIVGEPFTLFNLHDGVPDTLEQEGWRLLRAPLSEYLWLLWRDAGSQTCREWAGRIEALGRLLGPRSSFSPELESLRSSADRLLPGFAGANGRYRLVKGLELGGRCAGVLTMAPRYENTATILEMTGVLDSVPHFHLAMDYDWDENAWSRLNSFLYYLSK is encoded by the coding sequence ATGAACGGAATCGGATTGGATTGTGGAAACGCCACATTGAAACTCGTCCTGCTTTCTCCAGAGGGAACGTTCCTTTGGGAAAAAACGGCTTCCCACTATGGAGCGGTGGTTCAGAGCGCCCGCCGTCTGCTGGGGGAGCTTTTAGCCGCGGACCCGGGGGCCTGCGGCTGCCCGGTGGTCATCACCGGAAACGCGGGCGACCGGCTGAAAGCGGGGTGCAATGCCCTGGCCGTGCTGGGGGAGATCCCAGCCATCCACCTCGGCGTTCGGCTGTTGGCCCCGGAAGCCCGCTCCGCCATTGAGATCGGCAGCCAGAGCGCCCGCTTCCTCACCGGCTTGGATCAGAACACCCCGCCCCGGTTTGCGGTAAATGAACACTGCGCCGGAGGTACCGGCTCCTTTTTTGAGGATCAGATGTCCCGGCTGGGACTAAAACTGGAGGACTACTCCCGCCTGGTGGGGCAGGCCCGCTCCATCCCCAGGCTCTCCGGCCGCTGCGCGGTCTTCGCCAAAACGGACATCATCCACCGGCAGCAGGAGGGGGTGCCCACACCGGACATCCTCCTGGGCCTTTGCTACGCCATGGTGCGCAACTACAAGGCGGTGATCGTCCGGGGGCTTCCCGTGGAAAAGCCTGTGGCCCTGTGCGGCGGCATCGGGCATAATCAGGGTGTGATCCAGGCTGTGCGGGAGGTCTTCGGATTGTCAGAAGCAGAGCTGATCTTGCCGGAGAAATTCCCTTACGCCGGCGCCGTTGGAGCCGCGGAGGCAGCCATGGAGACCGCCACCTGCTCTATGGGGGAACTGCTGGCCAGTTTATGCGGCGGGGCGCTGGAAGGTGGGAACCAGATGTGCCGTCAGCCGGCGCTGCGTGTGCTTCCCGGTACACTTCCGTCTGTCCCCGCGGCCACCGGTACCATCCCGCCGGATGGGTGCGTCCTGGGGATTGATGTGGGCTCCACCAGCACGGATCTGGTGCTCACCGGCCGGGACGGCACGCTGATCGACTACCAGTATCTCCGCACAGCCGGGGACCCGGAGGGGGCGGTGCGCCGGGGCCTGGACGCCATCCATGAACGCTTTGGGCCGGTGTCCTTCCTGGCAGTGGGCGTCACTGGCTCCGGCCGGGAGCGCATCGGCCGTCTTATCGGGGCGGACGCCGTGCGGGATGAGATCACCGCCCAGGCCCGGGCGGCTGTCCATTGGTCGCCGGATGTAGATACGGTCTTTGAGATTGGAGGGCAGGACTCCAAGTATATCTCCCTACGGGGCGGACAGGTGGCCGACTTTCAGATGAACAGGATCTGCGCCGCCGGGACCGGCTCCTTTGTAGAAGAGCAGGCAGCGCGCATGGGCATCCCATTGGCGGAGTTCGGTCCCCTGGCCCTCAGCGCGCCCAGCGCGGTGGAGCTGGGAGAGCGGTGTACGGTATTTATCGAGACAGCCATCCAGTCTGCGCTCTCTCGTGGCGCCTCCCAGGCGGAGGTGGCGGCCGGCCTGTGTCGGTCCATTGTCCGCAACTACCTCCACAAGGTCGTTGGGGCCAAGCCCGTCGGGAGCCGCGTGGTGCTTCAGGGCGGCGTCGCCTACAATCCCGGGATTGTGGCTGCGTTTCAGCAGGAGTTGGGGGAGCGGCTCACGGTTTCGCCCTGTTTCCCCATCAGCGGCGCCTATGGAGCGGCCCTGCTGGCGCTGGAGTCGGTCCGCGGCCCGTCCTGCTTCCACGGATTTGACACAGCGACCGGGGCGGAACACGCCGCCGGCCCAGGGGTGGCGGAGAACATCGCCTTCTACCAGCGGGCGGGGGCGCTGCTGCTGGAGGGGTATGACCCCATCCGGGTCCCAGGGAAAAAGACGGTGGGTGTCCCCTATGCGCTGGTGATCCACAAATTCTTCCCCATGGCAAATGCGTTTTTCCGGAACTTGGGATTCAATGTCCTGCTCTCCCCGCCCACGAATGAGGAGATCATCCGGCTGGCCCAGCAGACTGCCCAGGCGGAAACCTGTTACCCGGCGAAGCTACTCCACGGCCACATGGCATGGCTGGCGGAACAGGGCGTGGACTATATCTTCATGCCCTCTGTTCACACCATGAGGCACGAGTCCTCCCATGTGGAGCACAATTATGGCTGCGTCTATATGCAGACTGCGCCCCGGCTGGCGGCCAATGCCCTGGATCTGGAGCGGCGGGGGATCGCCCTGCTCAACCCGGTGTTTGACCTGGACTTCGGGCAGGAGGCCATGGCCTCCGCCATGCTGGGCGTTGGGAAGCAGCTGGGAATACCAAAGCCGCGCTGCCTGCCCGCCCTGCTGTCCGGGGCCAAGGCGGTGCGGCGGCATACCGCGGCAGTGGAGAAGCAGGGGCGGGAACTGCTGGCATCCCTCAGGCCGGACGACAAGGTGCTGGTGCTCATTACCCGGAACTATGGCCTTTCCGACCCGGTGCTCAACATGGGAATTCCACGGCTGCTGCTGGAGCGCGGGCATAAGGTCATCACCCTGTCCCACCTGCCCGCCCACGACCTGGATCTGTCGGAGGACTACCCCAATCTGTACTGGCCCTTTGGCCAGCACATCCTGTCCGGGGCCAAGCTCGTGGCCCACCATCCAAACCTGTATGCCGTCTACCTGACCAATCACGGCTGCGGCCCGGACACCATGCTCTCCTATCTGTTTCGGAAGGAGATGGGGGACAAGCCCTATCTGCAGATCGAAGTGGACGAGCATTTCTCTCCCGTGGGCGTGATCACACGGATCGAGGCGTTCCTCCAGAGCCTGGAGGGCCGCCCTGCCCAGCCGCTTCCGGCGGGCTTTTCCCTCGCCGCGGTAGTGCGCCGCCCTACTGCGGTGGCTGCCGTGCCGGAGAGAACCGGAGGGCCGCTGCTCGTGCCTGACCTTCCGCCGTTTACCGCTTATCTCCGCGCATATTGTGAGGCGGCCTGGAAAACAGAGACGCGCACCCTGCGGCTCGACAGTACCACCCTGCCGCTGGGGAGGGCGGAAACCAGCTCCAAGGAGTATCTGCCGTTCCCGGCCCTGCTGGGCGGCATCCTGACGGCGGCGGAAGTGGAGAGCGGCCCGTTTCAGGTGCTTCTCCCCTCCACCCAGGGCGCGGAGGCAGACGGGCAATACCCATGGGGCGTGGAGTCGGTACTGGAACGCCGGGGGCTTTGCCGTGTGAAGGTCATCGCGCCGGAGCTGGAGACGATTCCGGAGCGCTGCCCGGAGCCGGATCTGCTGGTCCGGGCGATCCTCGCCGGCGATTTCCTGCTATGCGCTCCGCCGGAACAGCGGGACGCACTGGCTCCGGCGGGTGTGCCGAGTTGGGCGGAGCTGGAAGCCCTCGCGGCGCACATCGGCGCCATTCCGGCGGAGGGACGGCCGCTGGGGATCGTGGGCGAGCCGTTCACCCTCTTCAACCTTCATGACGGCGTCCCCGATACGCTGGAACAGGAGGGCTGGCGGCTGCTCCGGGCGCCGCTGAGCGAATATCTGTGGCTTCTCTGGCGGGATGCGGGAAGCCAGACTTGCCGGGAGTGGGCGGGCCGCATAGAAGCACTCGGCCGTCTGCTGGGCCCCCGCAGCAGTTTTTCCCCTGAACTGGAGTCTCTGCGCTCCTCCGCAGACCGCCTTCTGCCCGGATTTGCCGGAGCCAATGGCCGGTACCGGCTGGTCAAGGGGCTGGAGCTGGGCGGACGGTGCGCCGGGGTGCTGACCATGGCACCCAGGTATGAAAATACCGCCACGATCCTGGAGATGACCGGTGTGCTGGACAGTGTACCGCACTTCCATCTGGCCATGGATTACGACTGGGATGAGAACGCATGGTCCAGGCTCAATTCTTTCCTCTACTATCTGAGCAAATAG
- a CDS encoding cupin domain-containing protein, with protein sequence MDILRNLPVQQPAALSELISIQPGRVVSMALSRSEHCQMTLLAFGDGESISEERYFGDTVYYVLEGDMPLRLEGHEVCLGAGDCLAVPAQTTHAIGGNGPFKLLQITIQSN encoded by the coding sequence ATGGACATTCTCCGCAATCTGCCGGTTCAGCAGCCGGCGGCTCTGAGCGAACTCATCTCCATCCAGCCGGGGCGCGTGGTGAGCATGGCTCTTTCCCGTAGCGAGCACTGCCAAATGACGCTGTTGGCTTTTGGGGACGGAGAGAGTATCAGTGAGGAGCGCTACTTCGGCGACACGGTCTATTATGTGCTGGAGGGTGATATGCCTCTGCGCCTGGAGGGGCACGAGGTTTGTCTGGGCGCAGGGGATTGTCTGGCTGTGCCAGCGCAGACCACCCACGCCATTGGCGGGAACGGCCCCTTCAAACTGCTGCAAATTACCATCCAATCAAACTGA
- a CDS encoding metal-dependent transcriptional regulator produces the protein MSIYESGQMYLETIYILSQKKSHVRAIDVGEQMGYSKPSVSRALSILKRDDYVSVDDTGGISLTAKGMEVAKTMYTRHTVLSQLLMRLGVDEKTATEDACKIEHVISEKSFAAIQKYWM, from the coding sequence ATGTCGATTTATGAATCCGGCCAGATGTATCTGGAGACGATCTATATACTCTCTCAGAAAAAGAGCCACGTGCGTGCAATCGACGTAGGCGAGCAGATGGGATACTCCAAGCCCAGTGTCAGCCGCGCTCTGTCAATTTTGAAACGGGATGACTATGTTTCTGTGGATGACACCGGTGGAATCTCTTTGACAGCGAAGGGTATGGAAGTTGCCAAAACAATGTACACTCGTCACACTGTTCTATCTCAACTACTCATGAGGTTGGGAGTGGATGAAAAGACCGCTACAGAAGATGCCTGTAAAATTGAACATGTTATTAGCGAAAAATCTTTTGCGGCAATACAAAAATACTGGATGTAA
- a CDS encoding arginase family protein, translated as MKTIRLLYPDHLSGGLDTYYFGANLLAHILPANENQPLLRVEIAPPDGKERTVKDGIRAREEVTEGIRRAAQVIEAAQPDKIITIGGNCIVSQAPFDYLHGRYSNVGIIWIDAHPDVSTPADGYPNAHAMVLGSLMGHGDKELSTLMKHPKFRADEILYVGLQGLHDYQERFLNESGVTYKVQTEDFISDEEIQSFLRRFDHILVHLDIDVLDPWLFHSTYFANPSLTGDGSSGGQMTMEQLSHMLHTITSQSDVVGLTIAEYLPFDEEKLHNVFSDLPLFRE; from the coding sequence ATGAAAACCATTCGCCTGCTCTATCCAGATCACTTGAGCGGCGGTCTGGATACCTATTACTTTGGTGCCAACCTGCTGGCCCATATCCTGCCCGCCAACGAGAATCAGCCTCTATTGCGGGTCGAAATCGCACCGCCCGATGGAAAAGAGAGGACGGTGAAGGACGGTATCCGCGCCCGGGAGGAAGTGACCGAAGGCATCCGCCGGGCGGCACAGGTGATCGAGGCGGCCCAGCCGGACAAGATTATCACCATTGGCGGAAACTGCATCGTGTCTCAAGCTCCCTTTGACTATCTGCACGGGCGCTACAGCAATGTGGGCATCATCTGGATCGACGCCCATCCGGATGTTTCCACGCCGGCGGACGGATACCCCAATGCTCACGCTATGGTGCTGGGGTCCCTAATGGGGCACGGTGACAAAGAACTCTCCACGCTGATGAAGCACCCCAAGTTCCGGGCCGATGAGATCTTATATGTCGGACTCCAGGGCCTCCACGATTATCAGGAGCGTTTTCTGAACGAGAGCGGAGTCACCTATAAGGTGCAGACAGAGGACTTTATTTCAGATGAGGAGATTCAATCCTTCCTGCGGCGTTTCGACCATATCCTGGTCCACCTGGACATTGACGTACTGGATCCCTGGCTGTTCCACTCCACCTATTTTGCCAATCCGTCTCTGACTGGGGATGGCAGCAGTGGAGGCCAGATGACAATGGAGCAACTCTCCCATATGCTGCACACTATCACCAGCCAGTCTGATGTGGTGGGCCTGACCATCGCGGAATATCTCCCCTTTGACGAAGAGAAATTACACAATGTTTTTTCGGATCTCCCTCTGTTTAGGGAATAA
- a CDS encoding Crp/Fnr family transcriptional regulator: protein MDPITTVMRQCRLFDGIPEEKYQNVLACLRGETKSFRKDAILLQIGECQKRPGVVMDGTLRISLYSEDGNLVTIERLGRGQVFGETLVCSMAEDSPIQIDALTDVQVLYLDFDPLLLQQECACPHKAQVTANLLREMGRGALFLNQKMRILAQNRLRNRIKLYLQMLPAKPGGELHLDMGRGELADYLCVDRSALSRELGRMQKEGILAFQGQQVRILDQSFLSV, encoded by the coding sequence ATGGACCCGATTACTACGGTGATGCGTCAGTGCCGCCTGTTTGACGGCATCCCGGAAGAGAAATATCAAAATGTACTGGCCTGCCTTCGGGGAGAAACCAAATCGTTTCGTAAGGATGCCATCCTCCTCCAGATCGGCGAGTGCCAGAAGCGGCCCGGCGTTGTGATGGATGGGACGCTGCGGATCTCCCTGTATAGTGAGGACGGCAATTTGGTCACCATCGAACGGCTGGGGCGGGGGCAGGTATTTGGGGAGACTCTGGTGTGCTCCATGGCGGAGGACAGTCCCATCCAGATCGACGCGCTGACTGATGTGCAGGTGCTCTATCTGGATTTTGACCCGCTGCTTCTTCAGCAGGAATGCGCCTGTCCGCACAAAGCCCAGGTCACCGCCAACCTGCTCCGTGAAATGGGGCGGGGCGCCCTTTTTCTCAATCAGAAAATGCGGATCTTGGCCCAGAACCGGCTCCGAAACCGGATCAAGCTCTATCTCCAGATGCTCCCCGCCAAGCCCGGCGGCGAACTCCATCTGGACATGGGGCGGGGTGAACTGGCCGACTATCTGTGTGTAGACCGCAGCGCCCTCTCCCGGGAACTGGGGCGTATGCAGAAAGAGGGAATTCTCGCCTTTCAGGGCCAACAGGTGCGTATTCTGGATCAGAGCTTTCTCAGCGTATAA
- a CDS encoding ABC transporter permease, translating to MRGKAALWLRRALGVGLLLGIWQLASLCFSPLVLPSVPQVTGTLAGLFREPDFWPTIGTTLLRLALGLGIGVAVGTVLGLLFGLCPKLEDVGMPFIHVLQSVPPVCWVVLALVWFGFNGWPCVFIVATSTIPTVVINLSHGVRSVDPELLEMARLYRFSRRKILLHVTLPSIRPYFFSALEIVVGGGWKLAVMGEVLTTNSGIGGAITTARLNIQPDAIIAWAFLLVAGCFITQKLVCLLLSRRGGAPC from the coding sequence ATGCGGGGTAAGGCGGCCCTCTGGCTCCGCCGCGCCCTGGGCGTGGGCCTGCTGCTGGGTATCTGGCAGCTGGCCTCGCTCTGTTTCTCCCCTCTGGTGCTCCCTTCTGTCCCACAGGTGACGGGTACGCTGGCAGGACTGTTCCGGGAGCCGGATTTCTGGCCCACCATCGGCACTACTCTGCTGCGTCTGGCGCTTGGCCTGGGAATCGGGGTTGCGGTGGGCACGGTGCTGGGACTGCTGTTCGGGCTGTGCCCCAAACTGGAAGATGTGGGGATGCCGTTCATCCATGTGCTCCAGTCGGTACCTCCGGTATGCTGGGTCGTGCTGGCCCTGGTATGGTTTGGGTTCAATGGCTGGCCCTGTGTATTCATTGTGGCGACATCCACCATTCCAACGGTGGTGATCAACCTGAGCCATGGCGTGCGGAGTGTAGACCCGGAGCTTCTGGAGATGGCGAGGCTCTACCGCTTTTCCCGCAGGAAGATCCTGCTCCATGTGACGCTGCCCTCCATCCGCCCTTATTTCTTCTCCGCACTGGAGATCGTCGTGGGCGGCGGGTGGAAACTGGCGGTGATGGGAGAGGTCCTCACCACGAACAGTGGGATCGGCGGCGCCATCACCACCGCGAGGCTGAATATCCAGCCCGACGCGATCATCGCGTGGGCATTCCTGCTGGTGGCAGGATGCTTTATTACGCAGAAGCTGGTGTGCCTGCTTCTGTCCAGGAGAGGGGGAGCCCCATGCTGA